Proteins from one Juglans microcarpa x Juglans regia isolate MS1-56 chromosome 6S, Jm3101_v1.0, whole genome shotgun sequence genomic window:
- the LOC121236419 gene encoding uncharacterized protein LOC121236419, which translates to MKVSEISIKSTTTGTNNNNNNIQSSSGQPHKPKPPFRPAQDDTKPVLQDPILRSDPLENEEAVLRLPPFPVTSRTNLGPK; encoded by the exons ATGAAAGTTTCGGAGATTTCGATCAAATCAACAACCACCGgaaccaacaacaacaataacaatatcCAGAGCAGTTCGGGGCAACCTCACAAACCAAAACCCCCTTTCAGACCAGCTCAAGATGACACCAAGCCTGTCCTGCAAGATcca ATTCTGAGATCGGACCCGTTGGAGAATGAGGAAGCTGTGCTCCGATTGCCTCCTTTCCCTGTTACCAGTAGAACAAATCTCGGTCCAAAATGA